The genomic DNA GACGGGAAGGGGAAGGAGTCCTCCTCGACCGACAAGCCCGCTTCCTGACACCACGGAAGCAGCCTCCCCGCGCCGCGTTCAGGGCGCGCCCGCAGGCGTAGGGAGGCGTAGCTCGGCCCATACGGTCTTGCCGGGTGTGGCGAGGCGGAGGTGGAAGTCGCGGCCGGGGACGTGGCCGTGCCGGACGGCGTTCGCGGTGAGCCCTGCCGCGATCAGGGTGACGGTCTCGTTGGCGGCTGACGTGTACGGGGTGGCCCCACTCGTTCAGGCGGTGCGAGATGAGACGACGGGCGAGTCGTGCGCCGCACGGGGTCGAAGTGAACCGCATGGCGAACTCGTCTACGACCACTGGGCGTTGCGGCATATGCCTGTGTGTGGGGGGGAATTACCGGCTTCATGGGGAGAACGGCCCCGGCCCGTCCGTAGCTTTGAACAGGCGTGACGCGCTGACCGGTGCCGGTTGTACGCGGCTGGAGTGCGGTGTACACGCGGTGAGGCGTGACCGGCCTTCCGTGCGGCGTGTTGGTCGCGGGAGCGGTGGATGTTGCGGTTGCGGGGTGTTCGGTGGCGGCGGTGGAACGTACGGGACGTTCGTGACTCGAAGGATGAGCGGGCCTCATAGTGAGCCTTACGGCGAACGCCCGGACCGACTTCGTCGGGTTTGCCGCCCGGCGACGGCGACCCGCGTAAGCCAGGCGCGACTTTGCCGTGCCCCGTGACCTTCCGCGAGCGGTTACGGGGCACTGGTACGGGGCCTCGATTGCGTTCATAAAGAAACCGGCATCCCGGCCAACCGTCACTTCCCCGAAATCCCCGCGCCCCACTCTCGCTGGATCTCCCCTCTACCGTGGGCACCACATCCCGGCCGACGTCGCCCGAGAGCACACCCCCGCCCTCGCCCGTCAGGAGCCCTGTGACCCGCCTCAGTGCCGCCGTACCGCCCTGGCTCGCTCATGCCCTGCGTGCCCAGCGGGGGCCGATCCCCTGGAGTGCGGTCCTGCGTGGGGCGCTGGCCGGCGGGCCCCTCCTGCTCGCGGCCGTGCTGAGCGGGCGCAGCTCCATAGGTGTCGTCGCAGCGCTCGGCGCCATGCTCGCCGGGATCAACGACCGCCCCGGCAGCCGGCGGACCTCCGTCAAACGGCTCGGTGTGCCCGCCCTCGCAGGTGCCGCCGGACTGCTCGTCGGCTCGTACGCCGGTCAGCACGCCTCGGCCGCCCCGCTGACCCTCCTCCTCACCTGCCTCGGGTTCTTCGCCGGCGCCGTCAGCGCCATCGGGCCCGTCGCCTCCGGGGCCGGGACGCAGCTCCTCGTCGCCTCCGCCATCGGGGCCGGCATGCCGCTGCCCGAGCCCGGCTGGCAGCGCGCCCTCTTCTTCCTCGCCGGGGCCGGGTGGCTGCTCGCCCTGCGGCTCGTGCTGCCCACGCCCGGGGCCACCTCCGGCGACTACCGCTTCGACGGGGAACGGACCGCCGTCGCCGCCGTCTACGACGCTGTCGCACAGTTGCTCGACGCCGTGGGCGCGGTCGACGCGGGCACCCGTCGCGCCGGGCTCACCGCCGCCCTCGACCACGCGGAGGACGCCCTCGCCGGGCCCCGGCTGCGCCGCCGCGCCGGCTCCGCGACCGAGCGGCGCCTGCACGCCCAGTACGCCGTCGCACTGCCCCTCGCCGAAGCCGCGACCGCGCTCGCCTGGGCGGGGGACGCGGTGCCCGCGCGGGCCGCCGAAGGGCCGCGCCGGCTCGCCGCCGCCGTGCGCGACAGCACCCACACCGGACCGCTGCCGGCACCCGCCCGCTCCGCACCCGCGCTGCGCGCCCTCGACGACGCCCTCCTGCACGCCGCCGAGGCCTTCGACCGGGGCGCCGGAGGCAACCTGCACACCCGGCGCCGTACCGCCGCATCCCTGGTCCGCACCGCACTCGACTCCGGCGGGCGCGAGTACGGCCTCCGGGTCGCCCTCTCCTTCGGCGCCGGCGTCGCCGTCGCGCAGGCCCTGAACCACGCGCGCTGGTACGGGCTCCACACCCACTGGTACTGGCTGCCCGCCACCGCCGTCTTCCTGGTCAAGCCCGACCTGGGACCGCTCGCGTCGCGCGTACTGTGCCGGGCGGCGGGGACCGTCCTGGGCGCCGTCCTCTTCGCCGGACTGGCCGCCCTGCTGCCGCGGCCCGAGGGCCTGGTCGCCCTGGTGGTGATCAGCGGTGCGCTCATCCCCGTGGCCACCCGGCACTTCGCCGCGCAGACCGCCGTCGTCACCGTTCTCGTCCTCGCCCTCGTCATGGTGGGCGGGGAGCCGCAGGCCTCCTGGAACCGGATCGGTGAGACCGCGCTGGCCTGCGCGATCGTGCTGCTCGTGGGGCATCTGCCCACGCCGGGGCAGCGTGGCGGTGGCGTACGGGCCCGGCTCGCGCGCGCCCACGACGCCGCGCACGCGTACCTCGCCCACGTCCTGAGCGGCTCCGGCGACCGCACCGGCCGCTGGGTGCTGCGCCGCGAGGCCTATCGGGCGCTCGCCGAGGCCCGCGCCGCCATCGACCTCGCCGCGGCCGAACTCCCGGCCCTGGCGCGGCACACGGAGGGCACGGAGGAGGTCGCGGCCGTCCTCGAACGGCTGGTGGACACGACGACCGCCTGCGCCGTGCACCTCGACGACGCGGGGCGGCTGCCCGCCCGGCACCGTGAGCGGATCGCCGAGTTGCTCGCCGAACTCACGGACGCCCACGAACACGCGGGCCTAGACACACCCGAGGCGCCCCGCCTGCCCGTCGCCGTCTGAGTCTCGAGGACGGCGCGGACAGCGGACGGCGGTCGGCGCTCGGAGGACGCCCTCGGGGCGGGGCGACTCCTTCTGCCGTGGCGCGCCCGGCGGTCCGCGGACCGGACGGCGCACGAGGACGACCCGCGGCGACTGACGGCACGTCAAGTTTCGGACCACCGGCTCAGCTTGTGACCGAGCACGCCGGAGTCACGGCACGCGGATCCGGGAGTACGGCACCTGATCCCCTCTGCATAGGCTGAATCCCATGGATCCCGCCGAAGGCCTCCTCGCCGACCCCTACGCCGTCTACGACCGGCTGCGCGACACCGCCCCCGTACACCGCATCGCCGGCACCGACGGCAAGCCCGCCTGGCTGGTCACGCGGTACGACGACGTACGTGAAGGACTCGCGAACCCGCTGCTCTCGCTCGACAAGAAGCACGCGCTGCCCGGGAATTACCGCGGACTCGCGCTCCCGCCCGCCCTGGACGCGAACCTGCTCAACATGGACGCGCCGGACCACACCCGCATCCGGCGCCTGGTCGGCCGGGCCTTCACCCTGCGTCGCGTCGAACAACTCCGCGAGCCCGTACGGGAGACCGCCCACCGGCTTCTCGACGCACTCGGGACGCACGGCAGCACCGACCTCATCGCCTCGTACGCCGCGCCCCTGCCGATCACCGTCATCTGCGACCTGCTCGGCGTGCCGGACGAACACCGGCGGGACTTCCGGGCCTGGACCGACCCGCTCGTCACCCCGGACCCGGCCCGCCCGGACGTCGCCAGGGAATCCGTCGTCTCGTTGCTCGGCTTCTTCACCGGGCTCCTCGCCGACAAGCGCAAGAACCCCGCGGACGACCTGCTCTCCGACCTCATCGCCGTGCAGGAAGAGGGGGACCGGCTCACCGAGGACGAGCTGATGTCCCTCGCCTTCCTCATCCTCTTCGCCGGCTACGAGAACACCGTGCACCTCATCGGGAACGCCGTACTGGCGCTGCTGCGCCATCCGGAGCAGCTCGCCGCGCTCCGCGAGGACCCGGCACGGCTGCCGGACGCCGTCGGGGAGTTCGCCCGCTACGAAGGGCCCGCCCTGCTCGCCATCCGCCGCTTCCCGGTGCGGGACGTGACGATCGGCGGGGTCACCGTGCCCGCGGGGGAGACCGTGCTGCTGTCGCTGTCCGCCGCCAACCGTGACCCGAGCCGGTTCCCCGACCCCGACCGCCTCGATCTCGGCCGCGACGCCGCAGGCCACCTCGCGCTCGGCCACGGCGTCCACTACTGCCTGGGCGCGCCGCTGGCCCGGCTGGAGACGGAGGTCGCCCTCGCCGCGCTCCTCGAACGGTTCCCGGACCTCGCCCTCGCGGAAACCGAACCGCGCCGACGGCCCTCGCTGCGCGCCCGCGGCCTGCTCGCGCTTCCGGTGACGTACTGACTCCGTGGCTCCGTGGCTCCGTGGCTCCGTGGCTCCGTGGCTCCGTAGCTCCGTGATCCCGTGACTCTGGGGCTCCGTGATCCCGTGACCTGGTGAAGGGCCAGGGCTGGTGACATGGAGCGGGAGAGGGGCGAGAGACCCCTCACAGTGAATCCGTGAAGAAGTGTCGGCTACGTCTCAGTACGGTCACTCAGCGAGCCGTTCACGCCATGTCGGGCGTTTAACTCTACGAGTACAGCGCGACATGGAGGTGCAGGGTGAACGGGCGAACGGTGCTGGAGCGCTTTCCCGCCGGTGGACCCCGCGGGTCGTGGCCCGCGGAGGAGTTCGCACAGGCGTGCCGCCTGGAGGGCCAGGCCGCGGAGGTCGTCATGGACCTCTCCACGGACGCGTTTCTGGTGATCGTCAGGGGCGCGGACCGCATCGAGTGAGGTCGACCCCGGCTTTCCCCCTCAGCCCGCCGCCACGAGCCGGGCAGGGGCCACTTACGGGTTCACGCGCTGATCGGCCGCGACCACGCCGGAATCGTGTCCATGACCCGGCACAAGGCCAGGTAGAGGGGGATCGGCGGGGTGTAAGGAAGGATGCCGTCCGGCCGGTGGACGAGCGCGGGGACGCAAGGCGTGACCGGGACCACCGCACCGGTGGCGTAGTGCGCGGGCGCCGGCCATTCCAGCGCGACGTCGGAGTCGGCGGGCACGATCCACCACCAGTACGCGCTGTCGGCGTACACACAGCCCACCCGCGGCAGGCGCGGCATCAGCAGCGGTCCCAGGTGCGCGGGCACGGCCACCGCGTCGCAGCCCAGCGGCAGCGTCATGCCCTCGGGTATGGGGAGTCGACCGGACGACGCGGGGCCCTGCTGTCCGCGCCTGAGGCGGACCAAGGTGTCCAGGTTCAGGACCTGGGCGGCCCCTGACCCACTCGCCGACGTGTCCCTCACACCCATCCGGCCTCCGCTCCCCAGGACGCCTCCGCCCCGGTTCCCCGGCTTTCGGCCGGCGTCTTCTTCGCACTCCACCCCAGGTCCGACCTGGCCTCGGTGTTCTCCGCCGGGGAGCGGGAGGCGTCGTCGGAATCGGCCGCGAGACAGTACGAAGCGGCCGTCGTAGAGCGGGACCTGTCGCCGGAACGCGACAGGTCCCGTGGAGCCGGGGGTGCCGCCCGGCGGGGCAGATCCGCCCAGACCAGCAGCCCCGGCCCCGTCTCCAGGGCACCCCATGCCCTGCACAGAGACGCGATGAGGAGCAACCCCCTCCCGTGCTCCTCCTCGGGTCGCTGTGGCGAGGGATGCGGCTCCCCCGGCGCACACCCCTCGTCGCGTACGGCTATGCGCACGAGCTCGTCACCGTCGTGCAGCTCGCACACGACGTGTT from Streptomyces avermitilis MA-4680 = NBRC 14893 includes the following:
- a CDS encoding FUSC family protein, which translates into the protein MTRLSAAVPPWLAHALRAQRGPIPWSAVLRGALAGGPLLLAAVLSGRSSIGVVAALGAMLAGINDRPGSRRTSVKRLGVPALAGAAGLLVGSYAGQHASAAPLTLLLTCLGFFAGAVSAIGPVASGAGTQLLVASAIGAGMPLPEPGWQRALFFLAGAGWLLALRLVLPTPGATSGDYRFDGERTAVAAVYDAVAQLLDAVGAVDAGTRRAGLTAALDHAEDALAGPRLRRRAGSATERRLHAQYAVALPLAEAATALAWAGDAVPARAAEGPRRLAAAVRDSTHTGPLPAPARSAPALRALDDALLHAAEAFDRGAGGNLHTRRRTAASLVRTALDSGGREYGLRVALSFGAGVAVAQALNHARWYGLHTHWYWLPATAVFLVKPDLGPLASRVLCRAAGTVLGAVLFAGLAALLPRPEGLVALVVISGALIPVATRHFAAQTAVVTVLVLALVMVGGEPQASWNRIGETALACAIVLLVGHLPTPGQRGGGVRARLARAHDAAHAYLAHVLSGSGDRTGRWVLRREAYRALAEARAAIDLAAAELPALARHTEGTEEVAAVLERLVDTTTACAVHLDDAGRLPARHRERIAELLAELTDAHEHAGLDTPEAPRLPVAV
- a CDS encoding cytochrome P450 family protein is translated as MDPAEGLLADPYAVYDRLRDTAPVHRIAGTDGKPAWLVTRYDDVREGLANPLLSLDKKHALPGNYRGLALPPALDANLLNMDAPDHTRIRRLVGRAFTLRRVEQLREPVRETAHRLLDALGTHGSTDLIASYAAPLPITVICDLLGVPDEHRRDFRAWTDPLVTPDPARPDVARESVVSLLGFFTGLLADKRKNPADDLLSDLIAVQEEGDRLTEDELMSLAFLILFAGYENTVHLIGNAVLALLRHPEQLAALREDPARLPDAVGEFARYEGPALLAIRRFPVRDVTIGGVTVPAGETVLLSLSAANRDPSRFPDPDRLDLGRDAAGHLALGHGVHYCLGAPLARLETEVALAALLERFPDLALAETEPRRRPSLRARGLLALPVTY
- a CDS encoding ATP-binding protein, whose protein sequence is MRPHAAAERRFRFELAAHPGSVAQARRLTRARLTRWQVCEDTCDSAALVVSELVTNAIVHTASEHVVCELHDGDELVRIAVRDEGCAPGEPHPSPQRPEEEHGRGLLLIASLCRAWGALETGPGLLVWADLPRRAAPPAPRDLSRSGDRSRSTTAASYCLAADSDDASRSPAENTEARSDLGWSAKKTPAESRGTGAEASWGAEAGWV